In the Leishmania donovani BPK282A1 complete genome, chromosome 29 genome, one interval contains:
- a CDS encoding protein kinase, putative, with amino-acid sequence MSRYQCSLCQLETLENDLNFCVCCRAAVCAKCTLACYPNRKSVGLCVRCTPPDYGFACGRCRRHISYGDIEFFCDMCAVPICFTCVASGTSFECGQLKCSLCCECPMSQAPRNLVVRHEVDDAMLRQLPIPLVSSATPLAAPPPQARAAAAAVAATKSTKYRKLFGREKLGEGAQGVVYKCHTEENEVVVVKEMVFNDTDVTAFEAQARQVERMRQLNHPHLIRYLDVSVQKDPLRICVVMPFYSEGDLKKFIERQRKPVTEVKLCSIVLQIAGALNYLHRQEPPLVHRDIKPENILLLNHEEQVLLMDLDLCRTVDVTASVIKRRELSPTYEYRAPELEKSHGDTKADVFSLGVVMFVLATLPDFPCVRTDSGEMLVFSASKWSPSSLKRAIQREIRRVQRYTYSEEFIRLVVAMLVHQPAARPTSGAVIYRLQKIMEQRLMEGKE; translated from the coding sequence ATGTCGAGGTATCAATGCTCCCTGTGCCAGTTGGAGACGCTGGAGAATGATCTGAACTTCTgcgtctgctgccgcgctgccgtctgcgCGAAGTGTACTCTAGCATGCTACCCAAACCGCAAGAGCGTAGGCCTCTGCGTGCGGTGCACACCACCCGACTACGGCTTCGCCTGcgggcggtgccgccggcacATTTCGTACGGAGACATTGAATTCTTCTGCGACATGTGCGCCGTCCCCATCTGCTTTACTTGTGTAGCGAGCGGTACTAGCTTCGAGTGTGGTCAGCTGAAATGTAGTCTGTGCTGCGAGTGCCCTATGTCACAGGCACCGCGTAATCTGGTCGTCCGCCACGAGGTGGATGACGCcatgctgcgccagctcccGATACCGCTCGTTTCAAGTGCGACAccgttggcggcgccgcctccgcaagcgcgcgcggcggccgcggcggtggcagcgacaAAGAGCACCAAATACCGAAAGCTGTTTGGGCGAGAGAAGCTCGGCGAGGGTGCGCAGGGTGTCGTGTACAAGTGTCACACGGAGGAGAACGAGGTGGTTGTAGTGAAGGAGATGGTGTTCAACGATACAGATGTCACCGCCTTCGAGGCACAGGCACGGCAAGTCGAACGCATGCGCCAGCTGAACCACCCTCATCTCATCCGCTACCTCGATGTGTCGGTCCAGAAGGACCCACTACGCATCTGCGTGGTTATGCCTTTCTACAGCGAGGGCGATTTGAAAAAGTTCATTGAAAGGCAGCGCAAACCGGTGACGGAGGTAAAGCTGTGCTCCATTGTTCTGCAGATTGCCGGCGCCCTGAACTACCTGCATCGACAAGAACCTCCGCTTGTTCATCGAGACATCAAGCCTGAGAACATCCTGCTGCTGAACCACGAGGAGCAGGTTCTGCTGATGGATCTGGATCTCTGTCGAACAGTAGACGTAACGGCGAGCGTCATCAAGCGGCGCGAGTTGTCGCCAACGTATGAGTACCGCGCACCAGAGCTGGAGAAGAGTCACGGCGATACCAAAGCGGACGTGTTTAGCCTTGGTGTGGTGATGTTCGTGCTTGCCACACTGCCAGACTTTCCATGCGTGCGTACAGACTCCGGCGAGATGCTGGTTTTCTCTGCCTCTAAGTGGTCTCCATCGTCACTGAAGCGCGCTATTCAGCGCGAAATCAGGCGTGTGCAGCGGTACACCTACTCGGAGGAGTTTATCCGCTTAGTCGTGGCGATGCTTGTCCACCAGCCCGCCGCACGTCCCACGTCGGGGGCGGTCATCTACCGCCTGCAGAAGATCATGGAGCAACGCCTGATGGAGGGAAAGGAGTAG
- a CDS encoding vacuolar protein sorting-associated protein 4: MSVDFTAKAVELFKKAATLDENKEYEQAYRWYMETIDVFLTAIKYENKNPTKREYMRSKVSDIIARAEKIKEFLDRSKDGDGATQGGSGATAQKTASASKKAKEDDEDKQRMRSSLGSAIVKVKPNVHWDQIAGLEAAKQALKESVILPMKFPQLFTGKRKPWRGILLYGPPGTGKSYLAKAVATEADGTFLSVSSSDLLSRWLGDSEKLVRSLFEMAREAYKTGGKPSIIFVDEIDSLVSARSDSENDASRRVKTEFLVQMQGVGYDDEGVLVLAATNIPWSLDSAIRRRFERRIYIPLPEFQARVQMFKIHLGDTPNTLVDEDWLELGRRTEMYSGSDIENVVRNALMECIRTLQVATHFKRVVGPDPHDPTRMVKNRLLPCSPGDPDAFPMSAVEITEPELLMPMPVTKEDFIKALRTSKPSVNDEDIERHVKFTADFGQEG, translated from the coding sequence ATGTCCGTCGACTTCACGGCTAAGGCCGTCGAGCTCTTCAAGAAGGCCGCAACGCTGGATGAGAACAAGGAATACGAGCAGGCGTACCGGTGGTACATGGAGACGATCGACGTGTTCCTGACGGCCATCAAGTACGAGAACAAGAACCCCACGAAGCGGGAGTACATGCGAAGCAAGGTGTCTGACATCATTGCCCGTGCCGAGAAGATCAAGGAATTTCTCGACCGCTCCAAGGACGGAGACGGTGCCACCCAGGGCGGCTCCGGCGCAACTGCGCAGAAGACGGCGTCTGCCAGCAAGAAAGCCAaggaggatgacgaggacaagcagcgcatgcgcagcagcctcgGTAGCGCCATCGTCAAGGTGAAGCCCAACGTGCACTGGGACCAGATAGCCGGCCTCGAGGCAGCCAAGCAGGCCCTGAAGGAGTCTGTCATCTTGCCAATGAAGTTCCCGCAGCTCTTTACCGGCAAACGCAAACCGTGGCGCGGTATCCTGCTCTACGGCCCCCCGGGCACGGGTAAGTCCTACCTTGCCAAGGCGGTAGCCACCGAGGCGGACGGCACCTTTCTCAGCGTCAGTAGCTCCGATCTGCTCTCCCGCTGGCTCGGTGACTCGGAGAAGCTCGTGCGCAGTCTCTTCGAGATGGCCCGCGAGGCCTACAAGACAGGCGGGAAGCCGTCTATTATCTTTGTGGATGAGATCGACTCTCTCGTCTCCGCGCGCTCCGACAGCGAGAACGACGCCTCGCGGCGTGTCAAAACGGAGTTCCTTGTGCAGATGCAGGGTGTGGGTTACGACGACGAAGGCGTGCTCGTGCTAGCTGCCACCAACATTCCGTGGTCGCTCGATAGCGCTATCCGGCGGCGGTTTGAGCGCCGTATTTACATTCCGCTGCCGGAGTTCCAGGCACGCGTGCAGATGTTCAAGATTCACTTGGGCGACACCCCCAACACGCTTGTCGACGAAGACTGGCTGGAACTAGGGAGGCGTACAGAGATGTACTCGGGTAGCGATATCGAGAACGTTGTGCGCAACGCTCTGATGGAGTGCATCCGCACGCTGCAGGTGGCGACACACTTCAAGCGCGTTGTCGGCCCTGACCCGCACGACCCCACACGCATGGTGAAGAATCGTTTGCTGCCGTGCTCGCCTGGTGACCCGGACGCGTTCCCGATGTCGGCGGTAGAGATCACGGAGCCGGAGCTGCTCATGCCGATGCCGGTGACCAAGGAGGACTTCATaaaggcgctgcgcaccagcaAACCCTCCGTGAATGACGAGGATATTGAGCGGCACGTCAAGTTCACTGCGGACTTTGGCCAGGAGGGCTAA
- a CDS encoding ATP-dependent phosphofructokinase yields METRHHLNTKMVPSYQAPLSKVTAADLTVERLPGCKYMNPSKKHILREEYRDKVEHIMYDPRPQEDLDAEYPVSCNKLVCELAAARKHLHFNPSETSIGIVTCGGICPGLNDVIRSITLTGIISYRVKRVVGFRYGYWGLSKEGSKTAIELSRSDVRQIHRFGGTILGSSRGPQNPKEMVDTLVRMKINILFTVGGDGTQRGALTIYEEAKRRGENIAVFGVPKTIDNDLAFSHRTFGFQTAVEQAVNAVRAAYAEAVSLNYGVGIVKLMGRESGFIAAQTTVASAQANICLIPENPLPKETVMRLIERRLQQSRNCVIVVAEGFGQDWETGTGGHDASGNKKLVDIGFILKKEVESWLRANKEKFPQGTVKYIDPSYMIRACPPSSNDALFCTNLATLAVHEAMAGATGCIISMRYNNYILVPIKAATSVRRVVSLRGALWRQVREITVGLSDDVQQWNEQDLRRHLESLNVERERIIARLASKV; encoded by the coding sequence ATGGAGACTCGCCACCATCTCAACACCAAGATGGTGCCGTCGTACCAGGCACCGCTGTCCAAGGTGACCGCCGCCGACCTGACGGTGGAGCGCCTGCCCGGCTGCAAGTACATGAACCCCTCAAAGAAGCACATTCTCCGTGAGGAGTACCGCGACAAGGTGGAGCACATCATGTACGACCCTCGCCCGCAGGAGGACCTGGACGCCGAGTACCCGGTGTCGTGCAACAAGCTGGTGTGCGAACTGGCTGCCGCCCGCAAGCACCTCCACTTCAACCCTTCCGAGACCTCCATCGGTATTGTAACCTGCGGCGGCATCTGCCCTGGTCTGAACGACGTCATCCGCTCCATCACGCTGACGGGCATCATATCCTACCGCGTCAAGCGCGTTGTCGGTTTCCGTTACGGCTACTGGGGCCTGTCGAAGGAGGGCAGCAAGACTGCCATAGAGCTGTCCCGCTCGGATGTGCGCCAGATTCACCGCTTCGGTGGCACGATCCTGGGTAGCTCTCGCGGTCCGCAGAACCCGAAGGAGATGGTCGACACGCTTGTGCGCATGAAGATCAACATCCTCTTCACCGTTGGTGGTGATGGCACGCAGCGCGGTGCGCTAACGATCTACGAGGAGGCCAAGCGCCGGGGCGAGAACATCGCCGTCTTCGGTGTGCCCAAGACGATCGATAACGACCTTGCCTTCTCCCACCGCACCTTTGGCTTTCAGACTGCCGTCGAGCAAGCTGTGAacgccgtgcgcgccgcctACGCCGAGGCTGTGTCCCTCAACTACGGTGTCGGCATCGTGAAGCTGATGGGTCGTGAGAGCGGCTTCATTGCTGCCCAGACGACTGTGGCCAGCGCGCAGGCGAACATCTGCCTCATTCCTGAGAACCCGTTGCCAAAGGAGACGGTGATGCGCCTGATTGAGCGCCGCCTTCAGCAGTCGCGCAACTGCGTCATCGTGGTTGCCGAGGGCTTCGGCCAGGACTGGGAGACCGGCACGGGCGGCCATGACGCCTCCGGTAACAAGAAGCTCGTCGACATTGGCTTCATCCTgaagaaggaggtggagagctGGCTGCGAGCAAACAAGGAGAAGTTCCCGCAGGGTACTGTCAAATATATCGACCCCTCGTACATGATCCGCGCCTGCCCGCCGTCTTCCAACGACGCGCTCTTCTGCACCAACCTGGCAACTCTTGCCGTGCACGAGGCCATGGCCGGTGCCACCGGCTGCATCATCTCAATGCGCTACAACAACTATATCCTCGTGCCCATCAAGGCGGCCACGTCGGTGCGCCGGGTCGTTAGTCTCCGTGGCGCCCTCTGGCGCCAGGTGCGTGAGATCACCGTGGGCCTGAGCGACGATGTGCAGCAGTGGAACGAGCAGgacctgcgccgccacctggaGTCGCTGAATGTTGAGCGTGAGCGCATAATTGCGCGCCTGGCGTCTAAGGTGTAA